One genomic segment of Caldimonas brevitalea includes these proteins:
- a CDS encoding response regulator, translated as MSARLLLIDDDTRLTGMVGDYLRQAGYLIETVPTLAGARERLERRDHGYDAVLLDLMLPDGDGLDLCRELRAHARTRTLPVLMLTARGEPMDRVVGLELGADDYLPKPFEPRELLARVRALLRRASGAPAQDDAEVLRFGRLEIDLDARVARLDSRECELTSYQFQMLVVLAQQPGRVLSRDQIMDALKGHALEAFDRSIDVHISRIRAAIEDDPKNPRRILTIRGAGYVFAKKQDGEAD; from the coding sequence ATGTCTGCCCGACTTCTCCTCATCGACGACGACACCCGCCTGACCGGCATGGTGGGTGATTACCTGCGCCAGGCCGGCTACCTGATCGAAACCGTGCCCACGCTGGCGGGTGCGCGCGAACGGCTGGAGCGGCGCGACCACGGTTACGACGCCGTGCTGCTCGACCTGATGCTGCCCGATGGCGACGGCCTGGACCTGTGCCGCGAACTGCGCGCCCACGCCCGCACCCGCACGCTGCCGGTGTTGATGCTCACCGCCCGCGGCGAGCCGATGGACCGTGTGGTGGGCCTGGAACTGGGGGCCGACGACTACCTGCCCAAGCCGTTCGAGCCGCGCGAGCTGCTGGCGCGCGTGCGGGCGCTGCTGCGGCGCGCCAGCGGTGCCCCGGCACAGGACGACGCCGAGGTGCTGCGCTTCGGCCGCCTCGAGATCGACCTCGACGCCCGCGTGGCGCGGCTCGACAGCCGCGAATGCGAGCTGACCAGCTACCAGTTCCAGATGCTGGTGGTGCTGGCCCAACAGCCCGGCCGGGTGTTGTCGCGCGACCAGATCATGGACGCCTTGAAGGGCCACGCGCTGGAAGCCTTCGACCGGTCGATCGACGTGCACATCTCGCGCATCCGTGCCGCCATCGAAGACGACCCCAAGAACCCGCGCCGCATCTTGACCATCCGCGGCGCCGGTTACGTGTTCGCGAAGAAGCAGGATGGCGAGGCCGACTGA
- a CDS encoding sensor histidine kinase, with protein MKSLYLRIYLTVVAVLLLFALVAGWLFQRNIESERREEQAAWSDRLAAWGDLAQNNLPPAGAPVAEQREALLQWSERLRLPLALDDVSGQRIATSPTFVRVEKEGPRRRFKLPLDDGRTVWVLRGNRGGARRAGAQEPAGAMPGEPGRSSMPARPAHRGGPLDPPPFLRGGGLVVALVVLFVAVSAGAYPVVRRLTRQLETLKGGVERFGAGQLSHRVHVSGRDEVAAVATSFNQAADRIEALVRSHQSLLANASHELRSPLARLKMAVSLMDLASAESREGLKQEIEHNIRELDALVEEVLLASRLDATPQLDRADPVDLLGLAAEEGARVDAQVEGEDVVVQGDERLLRRALRNLLENAQRYGGDAPPEVSVALESGQAVVWVKDRGPGVPPDQCERIFEAFYRLPGHAEHAGGVGLGLSLVRQIAQRHGGQVRCEAREGGGSCFSLRLPVRRA; from the coding sequence ATGAAGAGTTTGTACCTGCGCATCTACCTGACGGTGGTGGCCGTGCTGCTGCTGTTCGCGTTGGTGGCCGGCTGGCTGTTCCAGCGCAACATCGAGAGCGAGCGGCGCGAGGAGCAGGCCGCCTGGTCGGACCGTCTCGCGGCCTGGGGCGACCTGGCGCAAAACAACCTGCCGCCGGCCGGCGCGCCGGTGGCCGAACAGCGCGAGGCCTTGTTGCAATGGTCCGAGCGGCTGCGGCTGCCGCTGGCGCTGGACGATGTTTCGGGCCAGCGCATCGCGACGTCACCGACCTTTGTGCGGGTCGAGAAGGAAGGCCCGAGGCGGCGTTTCAAGCTGCCGCTGGACGACGGACGCACCGTCTGGGTGCTGCGCGGCAACCGCGGGGGGGCCCGGCGTGCCGGGGCCCAAGAACCGGCCGGCGCCATGCCGGGAGAGCCGGGGCGCAGCAGCATGCCCGCGCGCCCGGCCCACCGTGGCGGGCCGCTCGATCCGCCGCCGTTCTTGCGCGGCGGCGGCCTGGTGGTCGCGCTGGTGGTGCTGTTCGTCGCCGTGTCGGCTGGCGCCTACCCGGTGGTGCGGCGGCTGACGCGCCAGCTCGAAACGCTCAAGGGGGGTGTCGAGCGATTCGGCGCCGGGCAGTTGAGTCACCGCGTCCACGTCAGCGGGCGCGACGAGGTGGCGGCGGTGGCCACCAGTTTCAACCAGGCCGCCGACCGTATCGAAGCCCTGGTGCGCTCACACCAGTCGCTGCTCGCCAATGCCTCGCATGAACTGCGTTCGCCGCTCGCGCGGCTGAAGATGGCGGTGTCGCTGATGGATTTGGCATCGGCCGAATCGCGCGAGGGTCTCAAACAGGAGATCGAGCACAACATCCGCGAGCTCGATGCGTTGGTCGAAGAGGTGTTGCTGGCCAGCCGCCTCGACGCCACGCCGCAGCTCGACCGCGCCGACCCGGTGGACCTGCTGGGGCTGGCCGCCGAGGAGGGGGCGCGGGTCGACGCCCAGGTGGAGGGCGAGGACGTGGTGGTGCAGGGCGACGAGCGGCTGCTGCGGCGCGCGTTGCGCAACCTGCTCGAGAACGCCCAACGCTACGGCGGCGACGCGCCGCCCGAGGTGAGCGTCGCGCTCGAGTCGGGCCAGGCGGTGGTGTGGGTCAAGGACCGCGGGCCGGGTGTGCCGCCCGACCAGTGTGAACGCATCTTCGAGGCGTTCTACCGTCTGCCGGGGCATGCCGAGCATGCCGGCGGCGTCGGGCTCGGCCTCAGCCTGGTGCGCCAGATCGCGCAACGCCACGGCGGGCAGGTGCGCTGCGAGGCGCGCGAGGGGGGCGGCAGCTGCTTCAGCCTGCGTCTGCCGGTGCGGCGGGCTTGA
- a CDS encoding DUF3717 domain-containing protein gives MAGIHITDIESAINWWRARKPSLDGISACAEVQALAEVYALMVYYHEAECDELSMPPAAKQAWLAWYDSTPDTPCIAICSTSQGDEVCKGCGRDFGEVQFWPEMTPAEKRATWRRITLEGTAWRFNRYAERAREAAGAEAAPDHDSSADTPTQPTAPPAAQPAATPSGAGLAVKPAAPADAG, from the coding sequence ATGGCAGGCATCCACATCACCGACATCGAGTCGGCCATCAACTGGTGGCGCGCTCGCAAGCCCTCGCTGGACGGCATTTCGGCCTGCGCCGAGGTGCAGGCGCTGGCCGAGGTCTATGCACTGATGGTGTACTACCACGAGGCCGAGTGCGACGAGCTGAGCATGCCGCCCGCCGCCAAGCAGGCCTGGCTGGCCTGGTACGACAGCACCCCCGACACGCCCTGCATCGCGATCTGCTCGACCAGTCAGGGCGACGAGGTCTGCAAAGGCTGCGGTCGCGACTTCGGCGAAGTGCAGTTCTGGCCCGAGATGACGCCGGCGGAGAAGCGCGCCACTTGGCGGCGCATCACGCTCGAAGGCACCGCCTGGCGCTTCAACCGTTATGCCGAACGCGCCCGCGAAGCGGCCGGCGCAGAAGCGGCGCCGGACCACGACAGCAGCGCCGACACGCCGACGCAGCCGACCGCCCCTCCCGCCGCGCAGCCTGCCGCCACGCCGAGCGGCGCCGGCCTTGCCGTCAAGCCCGCCGCACCGGCAGACGCAGGCTGA
- a CDS encoding tryptophan--tRNA ligase, giving the protein MTERVLTGITTTGTPHLGNYVGAIRPAIAASRAPGVESFFFLADYHALIKCDDPARIERSRLEIAATWLAAGLDTERVTFYRQSDIPEIPELTWLLTCVTSKGQMNRAHAYKAATDANDAAGEEQDAGVTMGLYCYPILMAADILLFNAHRVPVGRDQVQHIEMARDIGQRFNHLFGQGRELFVLPQAEIEESVATLPGLDGRKMSKSYDNTIPLFEGGARGLKDAVARIVTDSRLPGEPKDPEQSHLVTIHDAFADAEQRAAFRADLIAGLGWGDAKQRTVALIEAHVGPMRERYAELTAHPERIEAVLQEGARKARAVATPFLAELRQAVGLRPMVAVPQPKAAASDAGKPALPLFKQYRESDGRFYFKLTAHDGTVLLQSQGLAEGREAGSWVKRLKTEGAAALADAPVTFGEGVDRARVEAALAALVAAQE; this is encoded by the coding sequence ATGACCGAACGTGTACTCACCGGCATCACCACCACCGGCACCCCGCACCTCGGCAACTACGTCGGGGCGATCCGCCCCGCCATCGCGGCCAGCCGCGCGCCCGGCGTCGAGAGCTTTTTCTTCCTGGCCGACTACCACGCGCTGATCAAGTGCGACGACCCGGCCCGCATCGAACGTTCGCGCCTCGAGATCGCCGCCACCTGGCTGGCCGCCGGGCTCGACACCGAGCGCGTCACCTTCTATCGCCAGAGCGACATCCCCGAGATCCCCGAGCTGACCTGGCTGCTGACCTGCGTGACCAGCAAGGGCCAGATGAACCGCGCCCACGCCTACAAGGCCGCCACCGACGCCAACGACGCGGCGGGCGAAGAGCAGGACGCGGGCGTCACGATGGGCCTGTACTGCTACCCCATCCTGATGGCGGCCGACATCCTGCTGTTCAACGCGCACCGGGTGCCGGTCGGGCGTGACCAGGTGCAGCACATCGAGATGGCGCGCGACATCGGGCAGCGCTTCAACCACCTGTTCGGCCAGGGCCGCGAGCTGTTCGTGCTGCCGCAGGCCGAGATCGAGGAAAGCGTGGCCACCCTGCCCGGCCTCGACGGCCGCAAGATGTCGAAGAGCTACGACAACACCATCCCGCTGTTCGAGGGCGGCGCCCGCGGCCTGAAAGACGCGGTCGCCCGCATCGTCACCGACTCCCGGTTGCCCGGCGAGCCGAAGGACCCCGAGCAGTCGCACCTGGTGACGATCCACGACGCCTTCGCCGACGCCGAGCAGCGTGCCGCCTTCCGCGCCGACCTGATCGCCGGCCTCGGCTGGGGCGACGCCAAGCAGCGCACCGTGGCGTTGATCGAAGCCCACGTTGGCCCGATGCGCGAGCGTTACGCCGAGCTGACCGCACACCCCGAGCGCATCGAGGCGGTGCTGCAGGAGGGTGCCCGCAAGGCGCGCGCGGTCGCGACGCCCTTTTTGGCGGAGCTGCGCCAAGCCGTGGGCCTGCGCCCGATGGTGGCCGTGCCGCAACCCAAGGCGGCGGCGAGCGACGCCGGCAAACCGGCGCTGCCGCTGTTCAAGCAATACCGGGAGTCGGACGGCCGCTTCTACTTCAAGCTGACCGCCCACGACGGCACCGTGCTGCTGCAAAGCCAGGGCCTGGCCGAAGGCCGCGAGGCCGGCAGCTGGGTCAAGCGCTTGAAGACCGAAGGGGCGGCTGCCTTGGCGGACGCGCCGGTAACCTTCGGCGAGGGTGTCGACCGGGCCCGCGTCGAGGCGGCGCTCGCGGCGCTGGTCGCCGCCCAGGAGTGA
- the purN gene encoding phosphoribosylglycinamide formyltransferase, which yields MKRIVILISGRGSNMEAIVDACAAEGWPASVAAVISNRPDAKGLQFAAARGIATDVVDHKQHATREAFDAELARVIDRHTPDLVVLAGFMRILTPGFVEHYAQRMVNIHPSLLPAFTGLHTHRRAIEQGCKIAGATVHYVTAELDHGPIIVQAAVPVLPDDTEDSLSKRVLAREHQIYPRAVRWIVEDALDLRDGVVVHRRGEPQLVL from the coding sequence ATGAAGCGCATCGTGATCCTGATCTCCGGCCGCGGCTCCAACATGGAGGCCATCGTCGACGCCTGCGCCGCCGAAGGTTGGCCGGCGAGCGTCGCTGCGGTGATCAGCAACCGGCCCGACGCGAAGGGGCTGCAGTTCGCCGCCGCCCGCGGCATCGCCACCGACGTGGTCGACCACAAGCAACACGCGACGCGCGAGGCCTTCGATGCCGAACTGGCCCGGGTGATCGACCGCCACACGCCCGACCTGGTGGTGCTGGCCGGTTTCATGCGTATCCTGACGCCCGGGTTCGTCGAGCACTATGCGCAGCGTATGGTCAACATCCACCCGTCGTTGCTGCCGGCCTTCACCGGCCTGCACACCCACCGGCGTGCCATCGAACAAGGCTGCAAGATCGCGGGCGCCACGGTGCACTACGTGACGGCCGAACTGGATCACGGGCCCATCATCGTGCAGGCCGCGGTGCCGGTGCTGCCGGACGATACCGAAGACAGCCTGTCGAAGCGGGTGCTCGCCCGCGAGCACCAGATCTATCCGCGGGCCGTGCGCTGGATCGTCGAAGACGCGCTGGACCTGCGCGACGGGGTGGTGGTGCACCGCCGCGGGGAGCCGCAACTGGTGCTGTGA
- a CDS encoding RsmB/NOP family class I SAM-dependent RNA methyltransferase — translation MHPNALLELATDLVRAILKFDAPADGVVSAFFRQHRELGPRERHTLAETAYAAVRQRLLWQHFAQSGSGPLERRLAILAWQGSESFLRGALAPHEQTWLTQVRGVDLTSLPEKLRHNLPDWLVAPLKERLGEEFWPLVDSLNRSAPLDLRVNLLKAKRESVMAELQAAGIEAHETPHSPWGLRVEGKPALNKLEVFTRGDVEVQDEGSQLLALLTEAKRGEMVVDFCAGAGGKTLALGAAMRNTGRLYAFDVSGHRLDNLKPRLARSGLSNVYPAQIAHERDERIKRLAGKIDRVLVDAPCSGLGTLRRNPDLKWRQSPKAVEELTAKQLAILQSAARLLKPGGRLVYATCSVLAEENERIAEQFLEQAQRSFKPVPAGEVLEHARVAEPNLLVEGDHLRLWPHRHATDGFFAAVWERC, via the coding sequence ATGCACCCCAATGCCCTGTTGGAGCTCGCCACCGATCTGGTGCGAGCCATCCTGAAGTTCGACGCGCCGGCCGACGGTGTCGTCTCCGCCTTTTTCCGTCAGCACCGCGAGCTGGGCCCGCGCGAGCGGCACACCTTGGCCGAAACCGCCTATGCGGCCGTGCGGCAGCGGCTGCTCTGGCAGCACTTCGCGCAGTCGGGCTCCGGCCCGCTCGAGCGGCGCCTGGCCATCCTCGCCTGGCAGGGCAGTGAGAGCTTTTTGCGCGGCGCGCTGGCGCCGCACGAGCAGACCTGGCTGACGCAGGTGCGCGGGGTCGATCTCACCAGCCTGCCCGAGAAACTGCGCCACAACCTGCCCGACTGGCTGGTGGCGCCGCTGAAGGAGCGCCTGGGCGAGGAGTTCTGGCCGCTGGTCGACAGCCTCAACCGCAGCGCACCGCTGGACTTGCGCGTCAACCTGCTGAAGGCCAAGCGGGAGTCGGTGATGGCCGAGCTGCAGGCGGCCGGCATCGAAGCGCACGAAACCCCCCATTCGCCCTGGGGCCTCCGGGTCGAGGGCAAGCCGGCGCTGAACAAGCTCGAAGTGTTCACGCGCGGCGACGTCGAGGTGCAGGACGAGGGCAGCCAGCTGCTGGCGCTGCTGACCGAGGCCAAGCGCGGCGAGATGGTGGTCGACTTCTGCGCCGGGGCCGGCGGCAAGACGCTGGCGCTCGGCGCTGCCATGCGCAACACGGGCCGGCTGTACGCCTTCGACGTCTCGGGCCACCGGCTCGACAACCTCAAGCCGCGCCTGGCCCGCAGCGGCTTGTCGAATGTCTATCCGGCACAGATCGCGCATGAGCGCGACGAACGGATCAAACGGCTGGCCGGCAAGATCGACCGGGTGTTGGTCGACGCGCCGTGTTCAGGGCTCGGCACCCTGCGCCGCAACCCCGACCTGAAATGGCGCCAATCGCCCAAGGCGGTGGAAGAGTTGACGGCAAAGCAGCTCGCGATTTTGCAAAGCGCGGCCCGCTTGCTGAAGCCCGGCGGGCGGCTGGTGTATGCCACCTGCAGCGTGCTGGCCGAAGAAAACGAGCGCATCGCGGAACAGTTTCTGGAGCAGGCCCAGCGCAGCTTCAAGCCGGTGCCGGCAGGCGAGGTGCTCGAGCATGCCCGGGTGGCGGAACCGAACTTGCTTGTCGAGGGTGATCACCTGCGACTTTGGCCCCATCGCCATGCAACTGATGGTTTCTTTGCCGCCGTGTGGGAACGTTGCTGA
- a CDS encoding fatty acid desaturase: MSEILVVWESLVDWLAHGVLNASVWQIIAFTLVMTHITIASVTIFLHRSQAHRSVDLHPVVGHFFRFWLWTTTGMVTKEWVAIHRKHHAKCETVDDPHSPQTRGIKTVLLTGSELYRTEAKNQETLAKFGHNTPDDWMERNVYSRFTWHGVGLMMIIDLLLFGAAGLTVWAVQMLWIPITAAGIINGLAHWWGYRNFEAADASTNISPWGIIIGGEELHNNHHTYPTSAKLSVKKHEFDIGWAYIRTLEILGLAKVRKTPPLLKMGDVKPVADAHTLEAIIAHRYEVMAKYGRELRRACAAELAHLKASGAQNSAKWSELRVAKRWLHRDEDRIPSNVKPHLERVCAQSPALAKLVAMREELRQLWTRTNVSAEQLVADLQAWCKKAEDSGIAALQDFAVKLRAVRA, encoded by the coding sequence ATGTCAGAGATTCTTGTCGTGTGGGAAAGTCTTGTCGACTGGCTGGCCCATGGCGTGTTGAACGCTTCGGTCTGGCAAATCATCGCGTTCACGCTGGTGATGACCCACATCACGATCGCGTCGGTCACGATTTTCCTGCACCGCTCGCAGGCGCACCGCTCGGTCGACCTCCACCCCGTCGTGGGCCATTTCTTCCGCTTCTGGCTGTGGACGACCACCGGCATGGTGACCAAGGAGTGGGTCGCGATCCACCGCAAGCACCACGCCAAGTGCGAAACCGTCGACGATCCCCATAGCCCCCAGACGCGCGGCATCAAGACCGTGCTGCTGACCGGCAGCGAGTTGTATCGCACCGAGGCCAAGAACCAGGAGACCCTGGCGAAGTTCGGCCACAACACCCCGGACGACTGGATGGAGCGCAACGTCTACAGCCGCTTCACCTGGCACGGCGTCGGCTTGATGATGATCATCGACCTGCTGCTGTTCGGCGCCGCTGGCCTGACCGTCTGGGCGGTGCAGATGCTGTGGATCCCGATCACCGCCGCCGGCATCATCAACGGCCTGGCCCACTGGTGGGGTTACCGCAATTTCGAGGCGGCCGACGCGTCCACCAACATCTCGCCGTGGGGCATCATCATCGGCGGCGAGGAGTTGCACAACAACCACCACACCTACCCGACGTCGGCCAAGCTGTCGGTCAAGAAGCACGAGTTCGACATCGGCTGGGCCTACATCCGCACGCTCGAGATCCTGGGTCTGGCCAAGGTCCGCAAGACGCCGCCGCTGCTCAAGATGGGCGACGTCAAGCCGGTGGCCGACGCGCACACGCTCGAGGCGATCATTGCCCACCGCTATGAAGTGATGGCCAAGTACGGTCGCGAACTGCGTCGCGCCTGCGCTGCAGAACTGGCGCACCTGAAGGCCAGCGGGGCGCAAAACAGCGCCAAGTGGTCGGAGCTGCGGGTCGCCAAGCGCTGGCTGCACCGTGACGAGGACCGCATCCCGTCCAACGTCAAGCCCCACCTCGAGCGCGTCTGCGCCCAGTCGCCGGCGCTGGCCAAGCTGGTCGCGATGCGCGAGGAGCTGCGCCAACTGTGGACGCGCACCAACGTCTCCGCCGAGCAACTGGTGGCCGACCTGCAGGCCTGGTGCAAGAAGGCCGAGGACAGTGGCATCGCGGCCTTGCAGGATTTCGCCGTCAAGCTGCGGGCGGTGCGCGCCTGA
- the rpmG gene encoding 50S ribosomal protein L33, protein MAKTAREKIKLESTAGTGHFYTTTKNKKTTPEKMEIMKFDPKARKHVAYKEVKLK, encoded by the coding sequence ATGGCCAAGACCGCTCGCGAAAAGATCAAGCTGGAGTCGACCGCAGGCACGGGTCACTTCTACACGACCACCAAGAACAAGAAGACGACGCCCGAGAAGATGGAGATCATGAAGTTCGATCCCAAGGCTCGCAAGCACGTCGCCTACAAGGAAGTGAAGCTGAAGTAA
- the rpmB gene encoding 50S ribosomal protein L28, whose amino-acid sequence MARVCQVTGKRPMVGNNVSHANNKTKRRFLPNLQYRRFWVESENRWVRLRVSNAALRLIDKVGIDQVVADLRAKGEL is encoded by the coding sequence ATGGCACGCGTCTGTCAAGTTACGGGCAAGCGCCCGATGGTGGGCAACAATGTGTCCCACGCCAACAACAAAACGAAGCGCCGCTTCCTGCCGAACCTGCAGTACCGCCGCTTCTGGGTCGAGAGCGAAAACCGCTGGGTGCGCCTGCGCGTGAGCAACGCCGCGCTGCGCCTGATCGACAAGGTCGGCATCGACCAGGTCGTCGCCGACCTGCGTGCCAAGGGCGAGCTCTGA
- the trxB gene encoding thioredoxin-disulfide reductase yields MTPKHAQVLILGSGPAGYTAAIYAARANLKPMLVTGMAQGGQLMTTTEVDNWPADVAGVMGPDLMQRFQQHAERFNTEIVFDHINEVSLGQRPFRLKGDAGEYTCDTLIIATGASAKYLGLPSEEAFMGRGVSGCATCDGFFYRDQDVCVVGGGNTAVEEALYLSNIARKVTLIHRRDKFRAEAILIDKVAEKVQAGKIELKLHSVLDEVLGDASGVTGVRVRNVNDNSTEDIALKGCFIAIGHQPNTDIFKGQIEMKDGYILTRTGLNGFATMTSVPGVFAAGDVQDHVYRQAITSAGTGCMAALDAQRFLEQGGQV; encoded by the coding sequence ATGACGCCCAAACACGCCCAAGTCCTGATCCTCGGTTCCGGCCCCGCCGGCTACACCGCCGCCATCTACGCCGCGCGCGCCAATCTGAAGCCGATGCTGGTGACCGGGATGGCGCAAGGCGGGCAGTTGATGACGACGACCGAGGTCGACAACTGGCCGGCCGACGTGGCCGGCGTGATGGGCCCCGACCTGATGCAGCGCTTCCAGCAGCATGCCGAGCGTTTCAACACCGAGATCGTGTTCGACCACATCAACGAGGTCTCGCTGGGGCAGCGGCCGTTCCGGCTCAAGGGTGACGCCGGCGAATACACCTGCGACACGCTGATCATCGCGACCGGCGCCTCGGCCAAATACCTCGGCCTGCCCTCCGAGGAGGCCTTCATGGGTCGCGGTGTGAGCGGCTGCGCCACCTGTGACGGCTTTTTCTACCGCGACCAGGACGTCTGCGTGGTCGGCGGCGGCAACACCGCGGTCGAGGAGGCGCTGTACCTGTCCAACATCGCGCGCAAGGTGACCCTGATCCACCGGCGCGACAAATTCCGCGCCGAGGCCATCCTGATCGACAAGGTGGCCGAGAAGGTGCAAGCCGGCAAGATCGAGCTGAAGCTGCACTCGGTGCTCGACGAGGTGCTGGGCGACGCCTCTGGCGTGACCGGCGTGCGGGTGCGCAACGTCAACGACAACAGCACCGAAGACATTGCGCTCAAGGGTTGTTTCATCGCCATCGGCCACCAGCCCAACACCGACATCTTCAAGGGCCAGATCGAGATGAAGGACGGCTACATCCTGACCCGCACCGGCCTGAACGGCTTCGCGACGATGACCAGCGTGCCCGGCGTGTTCGCGGCGGGCGACGTGCAGGATCATGTCTACCGCCAGGCCATCACCAGCGCCGGGACGGGCTGCATGGCCGCGCTCGACGCCCAGCGTTTCCTGGAGCAAGGCGGCCAGGTTTGA
- a CDS encoding Crp/Fnr family transcriptional regulator, which translates to MAMLSNLDLIRRVPLFSMLTSTQAEAVAEGVVKRRYRRGEIIVEQGRKSNALFILLTGRARVLTADARGREVILAMLHPGDYVGEMSLIDNEPHSATVRAEVQTDVLVLGRPEFARCLPENSSLSYAIMRGLVSRLRAADRQIESLALLDVYGRVARTLLDMAEESNGSLLIRNKVSRQDLAKIVGASREMVSRVMKDLEERQYVETQPDGSVVIKERLQVG; encoded by the coding sequence ATGGCGATGCTGTCTAACCTGGACCTGATTCGACGCGTACCCTTGTTTTCGATGTTGACCAGTACCCAGGCCGAAGCCGTTGCAGAAGGCGTGGTCAAGCGGCGCTACCGGCGCGGCGAAATCATCGTCGAGCAAGGGCGCAAATCGAATGCCCTGTTCATACTTCTGACGGGCCGCGCGCGGGTCCTGACCGCCGACGCCCGCGGCCGCGAGGTGATCCTCGCGATGCTGCATCCCGGCGACTACGTCGGCGAGATGAGTTTGATCGACAACGAGCCGCACTCGGCCACGGTGCGTGCCGAGGTGCAGACCGACGTGCTGGTGCTCGGCCGCCCCGAGTTCGCCCGCTGCCTGCCGGAGAATTCCAGCCTGTCCTACGCCATCATGCGCGGCCTGGTGTCGCGCTTGCGTGCGGCCGACCGGCAGATCGAATCGCTGGCGCTGCTCGACGTCTACGGCCGCGTGGCCCGCACGCTGCTCGACATGGCCGAGGAAAGCAATGGCTCGCTGCTGATCCGCAACAAGGTCTCGCGCCAGGACCTGGCCAAGATCGTCGGCGCCTCGCGCGAGATGGTCAGCCGGGTCATGAAAGACCTCGAAGAGCGGCAGTACGTCGAGACCCAGCCGGACGGCTCGGTGGTGATCAAAGAACGTCTGCAGGTCGGCTGA